GGTGACACCAAGTCCGGCGGCGCGACGCAGGAGGCGCTGGGTCGCGACCCGGCCCCGGAGCTCGACGGCAAGCAGGACGAGGACGAGGCCGAGCACGACCATGTAGGCCTGGGCATACAGCCGGGCCGTCGTGAAGCCATAGGCCGCCTCGTAGAGCCAGACGCGGCGGAAGGCAGAGATGAGAAGGAGACTGGTTTCCGCGACGAGCAGGAGAGAGATGCCGCGCGCGGCACGCTCCAAGGAATGCGGTGGGGGGGTCTGGGGGAGGAGCGGCGCCGCTCCCCCCCAGGTCCGGTTAGCGCTCGGGGCGCCCCATCGATCGAGCGCGAGGATCAAGATGATGCAGATGCTGGCCGCGGTGGAGAGCTCGCCGAAGCCGCGCCGGGCATGCTCCGCATAGCTCGTCCCGCTGCCCACCATCGCCGCGGGATCGCCGTAGAGATAGGAGAGCTGCAGGAGAAGGAAGAGACCGAAGAGTCCGGCCACGGAGGCCAGAATGATGAGCCGCTCCAGGCCGCCCACTCGGAGTGACGAAGATCCCGTCGGGCGGGGCGTCCGCGGGACGGCATTCTCGCGGAGACTCACCCCGCCCGCTCCGAGAGCGCCGGCGAGCAGGGCTCCGAAGAAGATGAGGCGGGGGACAAAGTCGACGCGCTCGATGAGCTCGATCACGGTATCGCGGGCTCGGGCCAGGAGGGGATCGGCGCCGGCCAGGAGAAGGGCCAGCACCGTGACGACGGGCAATGCCATGGCCGCGCCTCGCACGGCGGGGCGATGCCGCGGACCCGCCAGCCCGCCCAGCAGCTCGATGCTTCGCCGCGCGGCCTCGAAGGCGGCGAGGGCGCCCGCGATCACGGGCGCGCCGGCGATGAAGGGCAGGTCGAGCCATCCCGTGGCCGGATCGCGCCCGACCAGCATGGCGAGCGCGAGCAGGATCATGGCGCACAGGGCGATCAGCGCGTGGAAGACCGGATCGGCGGTGAGCGCCGCTCCCACCCCGAGCACGCAGACGAGACCGAGAGTTCCGGCCAGCGGCGCCGACACGCGACGCGCCCCGAGCCAGGCGCAGAGGCCCAGGCTTCCCGCGGCCAAAGGCATCCACAGCGCCCAGTTGAGACCGATGGAGGCGTCGAACAGTACCCATGTTCCGAAGCCGGCCACGGTAAGGGAGGAGAGCCAGAGCGTCACGAGCGCCGTCATGATCAGCTTCTCCTCGTTGAAGTCGAAGAGGTGGCCAGGGGCAGCGAGCCGAACCGACGGTCGCGCGCGTGAAAGTCTCGAAGGGCCGCGGCCAGATCGACCGGGCCGAAGTCCGGCCACATGCGCGGGACGAAGCACAGCTCGGCATA
The DNA window shown above is from Candidatus Methylomirabilota bacterium and carries:
- a CDS encoding DUF4153 domain-containing protein produces the protein MTALVTLWLSSLTVAGFGTWVLFDASIGLNWALWMPLAAGSLGLCAWLGARRVSAPLAGTLGLVCVLGVGAALTADPVFHALIALCAMILLALAMLVGRDPATGWLDLPFIAGAPVIAGALAAFEAARRSIELLGGLAGPRHRPAVRGAAMALPVVTVLALLLAGADPLLARARDTVIELIERVDFVPRLIFFGALLAGALGAGGVSLRENAVPRTPRPTGSSSLRVGGLERLIILASVAGLFGLFLLLQLSYLYGDPAAMVGSGTSYAEHARRGFGELSTAASICIILILALDRWGAPSANRTWGGAAPLLPQTPPPHSLERAARGISLLLVAETSLLLISAFRRVWLYEAAYGFTTARLYAQAYMVVLGLVLVLLAVELRGRVATQRLLRRAAGLGVT